One window of the Octopus sinensis linkage group LG3, ASM634580v1, whole genome shotgun sequence genome contains the following:
- the LOC115209778 gene encoding 28S ribosomal protein S28, mitochondrial — MAASIVGRFASNLRTVRWNVRPSSLSLLYKQYSDSPSDKKDVPGKKASIESTLTKFVKAVELWEEKPGEIEAEEEQPDDDRSFATLLRDSKLFQLGDPSGRVVLGKIIEVQDNDLYIDFGGKFHCVCKRPHLRPHEYRRGTQVKLLLNDFEMSAAFLGSVKHVTLLEADATLIGLRRN; from the exons ATGGCAGCTTCCATTGTGGGAAGGTTCGCTTCCAACTTACGGACTGTTCGATGGAATGTGCGCCCTAGTTCCCTGTCTCTTTTATATAAACAGTATTCAGACTCTCCCTCAGATAAAAAGGATGTGCCGGGAAAGAAGGCATCGATTGAATCAACTCTTACCAAGTTTGTGAAGGCCGTGGAACTTTGGGAAGAGAAACCGGGCGAAATTGAAGCGGAAGAGGAGCAACCTGATGATGACAGGTCCTTTGCGACTTTGCTTCGAGATTCCAAACTGTTTCAGCTGGGAGATCCTTCCGGACGGGTTGTGCTTGGTAAAATTATCGAAGTTCAAGATAATGACCTTTATATCGACTTTGGGGGTAAATTCCATTGCGTGTGTAAAAGACCTCACCTCCGACCTCA TGAATACCGTCGTGGCACTCAAGTAAAGCTGTTACTGAATGACTTTGAGATGTCTGCTGCCTTCCTGGGTTCCGTAAAACACGTGACGTTACTGGAAGCTGATGCTACGTTGATAGGATTACGACGAAATTGA